One window of the Ancylothrix sp. D3o genome contains the following:
- a CDS encoding siphovirus Gp157 family protein produces the protein MATLNELSEQLELAAAIIESDPTPENQRLAQGIVDEIIPQIESKIDAYTSVIKSKLELAETRKQRAKSIMELACSAEKTAYWLKQNLQSFLEQRVEQLGEKGKRLEGIESAVTLCKAGGKVPVQLPADLLPDDVPEEFRKVIVDIDTEALKEACRNSKTGTISHNNKIIAAVKERSNYLRIK, from the coding sequence ATGGCTACCCTCAATGAACTATCAGAACAACTGGAATTAGCGGCAGCAATTATTGAGTCTGACCCTACCCCAGAAAATCAACGATTAGCCCAGGGAATTGTTGATGAGATTATTCCCCAGATTGAATCTAAAATTGATGCTTACACCAGTGTCATCAAATCCAAACTAGAACTGGCAGAAACCAGAAAACAACGTGCTAAAAGTATTATGGAACTTGCCTGTTCTGCTGAGAAGACAGCGTACTGGTTAAAGCAAAATCTCCAAAGCTTTCTTGAGCAACGAGTTGAACAATTGGGAGAAAAAGGTAAACGGTTAGAAGGCATTGAAAGTGCTGTTACCCTCTGTAAAGCCGGTGGTAAGGTGCCGGTGCAACTTCCTGCGGATCTACTACCAGATGATGTACCAGAAGAATTCCGCAAAGTAATTGTTGATATTGACACCGAAGCTTTAAAAGAAGCTTGCCGCAATTCTAAGACCGGCACTATCTCCCACAACAACAAAATTATTGCTGCGGTAAAGGAACGCAGTAATTATCTACGAATCAAATAA
- the ssb gene encoding single-stranded DNA-binding protein, producing MSVNSCLLIGRLGQEPQTKTFAGGSQVTEFSLAVKRLGRETPDWFNIQAWGKTSDIAGKYLRKGAQVAVAGNLKFDQWPDKTTGDTRWKPVVVCNEIELLGNTGSTETSDVSSDDDDDF from the coding sequence ATGTCTGTCAATTCGTGTTTATTGATTGGTCGGTTAGGCCAAGAACCACAGACCAAAACATTTGCTGGTGGAAGCCAAGTTACCGAATTTTCTCTGGCTGTAAAACGCTTAGGCAGAGAAACCCCAGACTGGTTTAATATCCAAGCATGGGGTAAAACCTCTGATATTGCTGGTAAATACCTCCGCAAAGGTGCTCAAGTGGCTGTTGCTGGTAATTTGAAGTTTGACCAGTGGCCAGATAAAACCACCGGCGACACTCGTTGGAAACCTGTTGTCGTTTGTAATGAGATTGAACTTCTGGGTAACACCGGCTCAACTGAAACTTCGGATGTTTCCTCAGATGATGACGATGATTTCTAA
- a CDS encoding PriCT-2 domain-containing protein, with protein sequence MQLKSITLHDTLEETLLILPQHWLIIPVGYNKRPLGYNWPSRAMPVEKFISELGKFNSIPILTKTGDLKRIYPPGIGLLTGPNSQEILIAVDIDGKSAERKLEEISGDNIPPTVSFTSGRPHRRQLLFSAQLGMELRSQKIPTGIEEGLELRTKNLQSVLPPSPHPITGCYKWVAGLSPRDIEVAPAPYWLLDLLCQPVNQNKPANLVKFQRPTERHATSHTTTGDPQYSKYTGYTTDTSTTAGYIRYTGLSKTTNLSTTGYTGLSKTTDFSTTGCTGLSKTTDFSTTGCTDHPQYTGHSTIQNNSIRTARFLLTQIHPKYADDYDWWIKVGMALKFISPSLLEDWDKWSRLSPKYKAGECDYKWHSFNGRGITDRTLYWLARQF encoded by the coding sequence ATGCAATTAAAATCAATTACACTGCATGATACCCTCGAAGAAACACTTTTGATTTTGCCTCAACATTGGTTAATTATCCCAGTTGGATATAATAAACGACCGTTGGGTTATAATTGGCCATCTAGGGCAATGCCGGTGGAGAAGTTTATCTCGGAATTAGGCAAGTTTAACTCAATTCCAATTCTCACTAAAACTGGGGATTTAAAACGAATATACCCACCCGGTATTGGATTACTCACCGGCCCGAATTCTCAAGAAATTCTGATTGCTGTTGATATTGATGGGAAAAGTGCCGAGCGAAAATTAGAGGAGATTTCTGGTGACAATATCCCGCCCACTGTTAGTTTTACATCAGGCCGGCCACACCGAAGACAGTTATTATTTAGTGCTCAGTTGGGGATGGAATTACGGTCACAGAAAATCCCAACAGGAATAGAGGAAGGATTAGAATTGCGGACGAAGAATTTGCAATCTGTTTTACCACCGTCCCCCCATCCCATCACTGGTTGTTATAAATGGGTGGCCGGTCTTTCGCCTAGAGATATTGAAGTTGCACCGGCACCATATTGGCTACTCGATCTTTTATGCCAACCAGTCAATCAGAACAAACCAGCAAATTTAGTTAAGTTTCAGCGGCCAACTGAGCGACACGCGACCAGCCATACTACCACCGGCGATCCTCAGTACAGCAAGTACACCGGGTACACCACCGACACCTCGACCACCGCTGGATACATCAGGTACACCGGCCTCTCCAAGACGACCAACCTTTCCACCACCGGATACACCGGCCTCTCCAAGACGACCGACTTTTCCACCACCGGGTGCACCGGCCTCTCCAAGACGACCGACTTTTCCACCACCGGGTGCACCGATCATCCCCAGTACACCGGCCACAGCACAATTCAGAATAACAGCATAAGAACTGCTAGATTTCTGCTAACACAAATTCATCCAAAATATGCGGATGATTACGATTGGTGGATTAAAGTAGGAATGGCACTCAAATTTATTAGTCCATCCCTGTTAGAAGATTGGGATAAGTGGAGTCGGCTTTCTCCTAAATATAAGGCCGGTGAATGTGATTATAAATGGCATTCATTTAATGGTCGGGGGATTACAGACCGCACTTTATACTGGTTAGCCCGTCAATTTTAA